A window of Cellulomonas fimi contains these coding sequences:
- a CDS encoding SDR family oxidoreductase: MRSVVVTGASTGIGRATTAALVAARFHVWATVRRPDDAASLQAEHGDAVTTLLLDITDDAAVRAAGEQVLAAGPLSALVNNAGAALPGPLEHLPLDVLRRQLEVNLVAQLAVTQAMLPALRASRDAGRDARIVMIGSIGGRIAGPVLGAYSAAKFGLVGLTGSLRAELAPSGIRVLLVEPGAIATPIWSRGAAAGQVVADAMPPEALVRYRDQIDRALANARRSAVRGAPPERVADAVVRALLDRNPAPRRVVGRDARVAAAMVRALPHRVVYRITAARR, translated from the coding sequence ATGCGATCCGTGGTCGTGACCGGCGCGTCGACCGGCATCGGACGCGCCACCACGGCGGCGCTCGTCGCCGCCCGCTTCCACGTCTGGGCGACGGTGCGGAGGCCCGACGACGCCGCGAGCCTGCAGGCCGAGCACGGCGACGCCGTCACCACGCTCCTCCTGGACATCACCGACGACGCGGCCGTGCGCGCCGCGGGGGAGCAGGTGCTCGCGGCAGGACCGTTGTCGGCGTTGGTCAACAACGCGGGCGCCGCCCTGCCGGGACCGCTCGAGCACCTGCCGCTCGACGTGCTCCGCCGCCAGCTCGAGGTGAACCTGGTCGCTCAGCTCGCCGTCACGCAGGCGATGCTGCCCGCCCTGCGCGCGAGCCGGGACGCCGGCCGGGACGCGCGGATCGTGATGATCGGGTCGATCGGCGGCCGGATCGCGGGGCCCGTGCTCGGCGCGTACAGCGCGGCGAAGTTCGGCCTCGTCGGCCTCACGGGGTCGCTGCGGGCGGAGCTCGCACCGTCGGGCATCCGCGTGCTGCTGGTCGAGCCGGGTGCGATCGCGACGCCGATCTGGTCGCGCGGCGCGGCCGCGGGGCAGGTCGTCGCGGACGCGATGCCGCCCGAGGCGCTCGTGCGCTACCGCGACCAGATCGACCGTGCCCTGGCGAACGCGCGTCGGAGCGCGGTGCGCGGCGCGCCGCCCGAGCGCGTGGCGGACGCCGTCGTGCGCGCGCTCCTCGACCGCAACCCGGCGCCACGCCGCGTCGTCGGACGCGACGCCCGCGTCGCGGCGGCGATGGTCCGCGCGCTGCCGCACCGGGTGGTGTACCGCATCACGGCCGCCCGCCGCTGA
- a CDS encoding VOC family protein, producing the protein MATHWTLGGDAADPHRLAAFWALALGYVPEPGYDEPDGASIVDPDGVGPAIGWLRVPEPKTAKNRLHIDIRVLGEPPWDWHERETAIRAKVAELVAAGATSVREERYADDTGRTVLGHVVMLDPEGNEFCVA; encoded by the coding sequence GTGGCCACTCACTGGACCCTCGGCGGCGACGCCGCCGACCCGCACCGTCTCGCCGCGTTCTGGGCGCTCGCGCTCGGCTACGTTCCCGAGCCCGGGTACGACGAGCCGGACGGCGCCTCGATCGTCGACCCCGACGGCGTCGGGCCGGCGATCGGCTGGCTGCGGGTGCCCGAGCCGAAGACCGCGAAGAACCGGCTGCACATCGACATCCGCGTGCTCGGCGAGCCGCCGTGGGACTGGCACGAGCGCGAGACGGCCATCCGGGCCAAGGTCGCGGAGCTCGTCGCCGCCGGTGCGACGTCGGTGCGCGAGGAGCGGTACGCGGACGACACCGGGCGCACCGTGCTGGGGCACGTCGTGATGCTGGACCCCGAGGGCAACGAGTTCTGCGTGGCATGA
- a CDS encoding ABC transporter ATP-binding protein: protein MRQTIAGAYQLLRLAYRVDRKRLLVALALMLLQSVSMPLAAPALGALTDAAVAGDVAGATVAATVAALMLIASLTAGHFAHVYYFELGDLAVMTLERELVELANASPGIAHHERQDYADKLQVLRTQLHRSGWESMQALLSALGLTLAIAVTAFLLAGLSPWLLALPVAAVPPLILGRLAEEGAGKARDLAATDGRRARHLFSIATDPGPAKELRVVGLGDELRARHAMAWSAATKQLVRGELRASGLRVVGQLVFAVAYVAATLLVVRAAVSGERTVGDVILVITLAAQVNAQVASAVTIHQQLQRTGRTLADLRWIGTVVRAPEAGTTPAPDRLRTGISFVDVGFAYPGTDRFVLEGVDLELRAGTTVAVVGENGAGKSSLVKLLCRFYDPTSGTVLVDGVDLTTLDVASWRAHVSAGFQDFCRFELVARESVGVGNLPDVSSDDAVLAALDRARASVVLDRLERGLDTLLGIQHGDGAQLSGGQWQKLALGRAMMRESPLLLVLDEPTSALDAQAEHDLFEQYAHNARRVAATSGAITVLVSHRFSTVRMADVILVVADGRVAEQGSHTELMERGGLYAELFELQAAAYR, encoded by the coding sequence GTGAGGCAGACCATCGCAGGTGCGTACCAGCTCCTCCGGCTCGCGTACCGCGTCGACCGGAAGCGGCTGCTGGTCGCCCTCGCCCTGATGCTCCTGCAGTCGGTGTCGATGCCGCTCGCGGCGCCGGCGCTCGGTGCGCTCACCGACGCCGCGGTCGCGGGGGACGTCGCGGGTGCCACGGTGGCGGCTACGGTCGCGGCGCTCATGCTGATCGCGTCCCTGACCGCCGGGCACTTCGCGCACGTGTACTACTTCGAGCTCGGCGACCTCGCCGTCATGACGCTGGAACGTGAGCTCGTGGAGCTCGCGAACGCGTCGCCCGGCATCGCGCACCACGAGCGGCAGGACTACGCCGACAAGCTCCAGGTGCTCCGGACCCAGCTGCACCGGTCGGGTTGGGAGTCGATGCAAGCGCTGCTCTCGGCGCTCGGGCTGACGCTCGCCATCGCGGTGACGGCGTTCCTCTTGGCCGGCCTGAGTCCGTGGCTCCTCGCGCTCCCCGTCGCGGCCGTGCCGCCGTTGATCCTGGGCCGGCTGGCGGAGGAAGGTGCGGGCAAGGCGCGCGACCTCGCGGCGACGGACGGTCGGCGGGCTCGACACCTGTTCTCGATCGCGACCGACCCAGGACCTGCCAAGGAGCTGCGTGTCGTCGGGCTCGGGGACGAGCTGCGCGCACGCCACGCGATGGCGTGGTCCGCGGCGACGAAGCAGCTGGTCCGGGGCGAGCTCCGAGCGAGCGGCCTCCGGGTCGTAGGGCAGCTCGTCTTCGCCGTCGCGTACGTCGCGGCGACGCTGCTCGTCGTGCGGGCCGCGGTCTCGGGGGAGAGGACCGTCGGCGACGTCATCCTGGTCATCACCCTGGCTGCGCAGGTCAACGCGCAGGTGGCGTCTGCGGTGACGATCCACCAGCAGCTGCAGCGCACAGGGCGCACGCTCGCCGATCTCCGGTGGATCGGGACGGTCGTGCGCGCTCCGGAGGCAGGGACGACGCCGGCGCCGGATCGGCTCCGCACCGGCATCAGCTTCGTCGACGTCGGATTCGCCTACCCCGGCACCGACCGGTTCGTGCTGGAGGGGGTCGATCTCGAGCTCCGCGCGGGCACGACCGTCGCGGTGGTCGGCGAGAACGGCGCCGGGAAGTCGAGCCTCGTGAAGCTCCTCTGCCGGTTCTACGACCCGACGAGCGGGACGGTGCTCGTCGACGGCGTCGACCTCACGACGCTGGACGTGGCGAGCTGGCGTGCGCATGTGTCAGCCGGCTTCCAGGACTTCTGCCGGTTCGAGCTCGTCGCGCGCGAGTCCGTGGGCGTGGGCAACCTGCCCGACGTCTCGTCGGACGACGCGGTCCTGGCCGCGCTCGACCGGGCGCGGGCGTCCGTGGTGCTGGATCGCCTGGAGCGCGGGCTCGACACGCTGCTCGGGATCCAGCACGGAGACGGTGCACAGCTGTCGGGTGGTCAGTGGCAGAAGCTCGCTCTCGGGCGGGCGATGATGCGAGAGTCGCCGCTCCTGCTCGTGCTCGACGAGCCGACGTCGGCTCTTGACGCGCAGGCCGAGCACGACCTGTTCGAGCAGTACGCGCACAACGCCCGTCGGGTGGCGGCGACGTCCGGCGCGATCACCGTCCTGGTGTCGCACCGGTTCTCGACCGTACGGATGGCCGACGTCATCCTGGTGGTTGCCGACGGCCGGGTGGCCGAGCAGGGGAGTCACACCGAGCTCATGGAGCGAGGCGGCCTGTACGCCGAGCTGTTCGAGCTGCAGGCGGCGGCCTACCGCTGA